One Theropithecus gelada isolate Dixy chromosome 3, Tgel_1.0, whole genome shotgun sequence genomic window carries:
- the TRA2A gene encoding transformer-2 protein homolog alpha isoform X3, which translates to MSNRRRHTGSRANPDPNTCLGVFGLSLYTTERDLREVFSRYGPLSGVNVVYDQRTGRSRGFAFVYFERIDDSKEAMERANGMELDGRRIRVDYSITKRAHTPTPGIYMGRPTHSGGGGGGGGGGGGGGGGRRRDSYYDRGYDRGYDRYEDYDYRYRRRSPSPYYSRYRSRSRSRSYSPRRY; encoded by the exons ATGTCTAACCGGAGAAGACATACTGGCAGCAGG gCAAATCCAGATCCCAACACTTGCCTTGGAGTGTTTGGCCTCAGTTTGTACACAACAGAGAGAGATCTTCGTGAAGTATTTTCTCGATATGGACCATTGAGTGGTGTCAATGTGGTTTATGATCAGCGAACTGGACGATCTCGAGGATTtgcatttgtgtattttgagaGAATAGATGACTCAAAGGAG GCTATGGAAAGGGCAAATGGAATGGAGCTGGATGGTAGAAGAATTCGGGTGGATTATTCTATCACCAAGAGAGCACACACACCAACACCAGGCATCTACATGGGCAGACCAACTCA tagtggtggtggtggtggaggaggaggcggtggtggaggtggaggtggtggcagACGTCGAGATTCTTACTATGATAGAGGATATGATCGTGGGTATGACAGATATGAAGACTATGATTACCGGTACAG AAGACGATCACCTTCTCCTTATTATAGTCGATACAGATCACGATCAAGATCTCGTTCCTACAGCCCAA gaCGCTATTGA
- the TRA2A gene encoding transformer-2 protein homolog alpha isoform X4: MSNRRRHTGSRANPDPNTCLGVFGLSLYTTERDLREVFSRYGPLSGVNVVYDQRTGRSRGFAFVYFERIDDSKEAMERANGMELDGRRIRVDYSITKRAHTPTPGIYMGRPTHSGGGGGGGGGGGGGGGGRRRDSYYDRGYDRGYDRYEDYDYRYRRSPSPYYSRYRSRSRSRSYSPRRY; encoded by the exons ATGTCTAACCGGAGAAGACATACTGGCAGCAGG gCAAATCCAGATCCCAACACTTGCCTTGGAGTGTTTGGCCTCAGTTTGTACACAACAGAGAGAGATCTTCGTGAAGTATTTTCTCGATATGGACCATTGAGTGGTGTCAATGTGGTTTATGATCAGCGAACTGGACGATCTCGAGGATTtgcatttgtgtattttgagaGAATAGATGACTCAAAGGAG GCTATGGAAAGGGCAAATGGAATGGAGCTGGATGGTAGAAGAATTCGGGTGGATTATTCTATCACCAAGAGAGCACACACACCAACACCAGGCATCTACATGGGCAGACCAACTCA tagtggtggtggtggtggaggaggaggcggtggtggaggtggaggtggtggcagACGTCGAGATTCTTACTATGATAGAGGATATGATCGTGGGTATGACAGATATGAAGACTATGATTACCGGTACAG ACGATCACCTTCTCCTTATTATAGTCGATACAGATCACGATCAAGATCTCGTTCCTACAGCCCAA gaCGCTATTGA